The genomic interval AGCTGGGAGTGATAGAAGATGGCCGCCAAGTAGATCGCCAGCAGCGACGCCTGTAGCGGCGACGACAGCCAGTTGGTCACGCTGGAATAGTCAGCGCCCAGCTGCGAGGCCAGACAGGCCACGAACCAGAGGGTCAGCGGCACAAGTGCCACCGCGCTCACGCGCTGAGCCCACCAGTGGCCCACGCCCGTCTTGGCGCTGCCCAGCCCGCGCGCCTGCGCGAGCGATGAACGAATACTGCTCATAGCAAATCTCCCGGAAACAAAAACACGCGCGATCAGGCGGCGATGAGCGCCCAGATCCAGACAAAGATGGTCAGGGCCGCAGCAACGCCGATGGCGACATAGCCGGTCATGCGCGCGGTTTCCAGATCCAGACCCACGCCAACGTCCCACACCAGATGGCGCACGCCGTTGCACAGGTGGTAGAACAGCGCGAAGGACCAGCAGAACATGAGCAGCTGGCCGAACCACGACGCGGCGAAGCCGTTGATGCCGGCGAACGCGTCGGGGCCACTGGCCGCCCCGATAAGCCAGAAGGCGAGAAAGATGCTGCCGAGCGACAGCACGATGCCGGACGCGCGGTGTGCGATCGAGGTCAGCATCGAGATCTGCCAACGGTAGATCTGCAGATGCGGCGATAGCGGTCGGTTGGCCTGTTGTTGACTCATGGCGATCCCCAGATGACGGTGAAAGAACGGAGGCGGAATCGGGTCAGAAGTCGATACACCGACCGTTCTTCTCCCAGTCGCCGTAGCGCACGGGC from Salinisphaera sp. T31B1 carries:
- the sdhD gene encoding succinate dehydrogenase, hydrophobic membrane anchor protein produces the protein MSSIRSSLAQARGLGSAKTGVGHWWAQRVSAVALVPLTLWFVACLASQLGADYSSVTNWLSSPLQASLLAIYLAAIFYHSQLGLQVIIEDYVHVESIKIAALIALQLANILLGVAAIFSVIMILVGAA
- the sdhC gene encoding succinate dehydrogenase, cytochrome b556 subunit produces the protein MSQQQANRPLSPHLQIYRWQISMLTSIAHRASGIVLSLGSIFLAFWLIGAASGPDAFAGINGFAASWFGQLLMFCWSFALFYHLCNGVRHLVWDVGVGLDLETARMTGYVAIGVAAALTIFVWIWALIAA